The Vicia villosa cultivar HV-30 ecotype Madison, WI linkage group LG1, Vvil1.0, whole genome shotgun sequence genome includes a region encoding these proteins:
- the LOC131640711 gene encoding uncharacterized protein LOC131640711, whose protein sequence is MGTTSLSSNSPSLINIILTKRSTSLPSTRHNNFLALQPHTSLTFHSISCNSSGNNNAANTDQNETDSIQAPTTTPVELRLKRRSRRQAKRQKENGTLTNSIEQPSKAKAAPKKWEEMNLSEKALELYVGEKGALFWLNKFAYASIYIMIGAWIMFRFVGPALNIYQLDSPVLSPGDVLKG, encoded by the coding sequence ATGGGAACCACCTCCCTCTCTTCAAACTCACCTTCTCTCATCAACATCATTCTCACCAAACGTTCAACCTCACTACCATCAACCAGACACAACAATTTCCTCGCACTTCAACCTCACACTTCCCTCACTTTTCATTCCATCTCCTGCAACAGCAGCGGCAACAACAACGCTGCCAATACAGACCAGAATGAGACAGACTCAATTCAAGCACCAACTACAACACCAGTTGAGCTAAGGCTCAAGAGAAGATCAAGAAGACAAGCGAAACGGCAGAAAGAGAATGGAACTCTTACAAATAGCATAGAGCAACCCAGTAAGGCAAAGGCTGCTCCTAAGAAATGGGAGGAAATGAATCTGTCTGAGAAGGCATTGGAGCTTTATGTGGGAGAGAAAGGTGCTCTGTTTTGGCTTAATAAATTTGCTTATGCTTCAATCTATATCATGATTGGAGCTTGGATAATGTTTAGGTTTGTGGGTCCTGCACTTAATATTTATCAGTTGGATTCACCTGTACTCTCACCTGGTGATGTATTGAAGGGATAA